In the Paenibacillus sp. FSL R7-0337 genome, ATCCGAACTGGAGGTCAAGAATGACCCGGAGCTGCATATCTCCGTCACCAATGAGGACATTGAAGCAGTCAGACTGACGGCCAAAGGCCCCATCCCTGAGGACCGCCTAATCATAATGGCCCGAAGCCGCTTAACCACCGAACATGCCAAAGCATTAATGTTGGCCCAGGCTGCCCTGACGAAATCGAATTTCATTGTGGTGGCGAATAAGTTCCTGGTTACTCCTATCGAGGAGAGCCTGGAGAGCAGTGATATTATCTTGAACATCCTGGCTCTGATGGACCGGAGAGTCGGGCGGAAGCGGATCGAGGGGATGGCCGTGAAGATGCAGCGGAAGCATCCGGCGGTGGAGTATTTCTATGATCTGCGGCGCGGGGCACGATGATTGTTATGGCCGCTGCCGCTGAAACGGTACCGTCCTTTAAAAGGTCGGCAAAGCCGTTTCCGCTTGTGCTCAGCGTTTCCCGGCAACCAGCATATATCCGGCCCCACGGACGGTAATGATCCGCTCGGGATGGATGGGGTCTTCCTCGATTTTTTTGCGCAGATTACTGATGTGGACCGCCACTGTTCGCGTATCCTCCAGACTCTTCATCCCCCAGATGAGGTGAAACAGTGTATCGGCAGTGACCACTTGATTCACGTTCTGTGCCATGTAGGAGAGCAGGCTGAATTCTTTTTTGGACAGAAAAATCGTTCTGCTGCCCATATGGACAGACTGAGCATAGAAATCCAGCGTTAGTCCCGGCAGCTCCAGCAGCTGTTCCCTTCTGCCCGTGGATACCCTGCGGAGGTGGGCCTTGATCTTGGCCATGAGTACGCCCGGACTGAACGGCTTGGTCACATAATCATCCCCGCCATAGGATAAAGCGCTGATCTTCACCTCATCCTCCTCTTGACTGCTTAGGAACACAATCGGGGCATTCGTGTAATTGCGTGCGTTCTTGCACCAGTCAATGCCGTTCTCATTCGCCAGCAGCACATCCAGCACAATCAGGTCCGGGTTAAAGGACGCAAGCAGCATCATAGCATCGGCCCCGCTGTGGCAAGATGAGGAGTCGAAGCCTTCCCGCTGGCAGTATAGCTCAACAATCTCACAGATATGGGGATCGTCGTCGACGATCATAATTCGGTATGTGTCCATTCTATTGTCACCTTCCTGCTTCTCAGATCAACGGCAATATGACCTGGAAAATCGACCCCGTCTTCCCGTCGCTCTCCGCCCGGACACTCCCGCCATGCGCTTGTACAATTTCCCGGCATATCGCCAGCCCCAGTCCGCTGCCCTCCACGCCCATATCCAGCCCCGGCCGGTCTACCCGGTAATTGCGGTCGAAGATCTGCTCCAGCTGCTCTGGAGGAATACCCATACCGGAGTCTTGCACGCTGATGACCGCACACCGCGTATCGTTCCCTTCGTCCACGGCCAACGTAAGACGCACCAATCCGCCGCCAGGCGTGAACTTCATCGCGTTCGACACCAGATTGAATAACGCCTGCTCTAATCGTTGTGTATCGATCCGGGCAACAGGCTGGACCGCGCTTGAAGCTTCTGTATGCCCGATATCCAGATCGAAATTCAGCCCCGCATCCCGCACCACCAGCTCATATTGTTCATAGAAGCCGCGCAGGAACTGAATCACCTGAACCGGCTCCATCCGGTATTCCACTTGCCCTGTCTCCAGATGGGACAAGAAGCTCAGCTCCCCGATCATGCGGTTGATCCTTATCGTATTATCACGGATATACCTCAGGTACTGTTCATTGCGCTCCGGCTTCACCCTGTCCATCACCGCCTCGACATAACCCAGCATACTGGACAGCGGCATACGCAGATCATGCGTAATATAGGCTAGCAGCTTCTTCCGGCCTTCCTCGGAGTGCAGTAAGCGCTCGTACGACAGGCGGAGATCCTCATGGGCGGCGGATAAGGCGTGGGTGCGCTCCAGCACAATCTGCTCCAGATTGGCATTCATCCCGGTCAGCTTGTGGTTGGCCTCCTGCAGCTCCCGGGCAATCCGCTCTTCATTCGTTGCCGCCCGCGTGAATCTGGAAGAGAGCAGCAGCATCTGGGCAACCGTGAAGATGAGCAGCCCGAACGGCGAGCTGTTCCCGATGGGGGACCATTCGTTGTAATACAGGAAATCGTTGACCACTGTAGCCAGAGCCACCACCGACACCAGCAGGAAGATCAGCGCTCCCTCCATCCGCCGCAAGGCCGCATGAGCCAACCCGACCATCAGATACACCATATGGAGAACCACGACCACACCGATCAGCAGCAGCATTCGGGAATAGACGAGAGCAGGGGTCAGCACAACTACCAGACAGAGTGCGCCTGTGACGATCCGGGTGCCATAGCGGAACCACCGCGACACGTAATCCGGGAAAATGCATTCAAAATACATTGTGATCATCCATCCGCCGAGGCATAAGATCAGATACTCCAGCTTGAACTGCAATTCCCACGGAAAGTGAGGCAGCCACTGGGTAAGCATAAGCTCGCCGTTCAGCAGAGAGCGGACAGAGAACATCACAGTGAACAGGCCAAAGTATAGAGGGGCCCGGTCCTTACGGCGCAGCATGAACAGCAGCAGATGATACACACCGATCACCAGCAGGCTGGCCGTGATGAACATATCCGCAGCAATCTTCAGATGGGTCCGGACCGTCAACACATTACTGCCGCCCAGCTCGATATCCTTGGTGATGCCGCCCCGCTTATGATGGAAGTTCGCGACCTGCATCACCAGCTCCACCGTGTCGCCTTCAGGCTGGAAGAACACTAGCTTCGTCGCCAGACTCGGCGTCATGCCCTCCTTGTCCTGATCCACCACACCGACCTCTGTCAGCAGCTCTCCATTCACCCACAATTTATAGGCATGAAAAATAGTAGGCAGCCGCAGAGCCAGCCGCTCCTTTCGATCCTGCTCACTCAGCCGGATCACCAGCCGGAAGGTGGCATAGCCCTCGCTCTTCAGCGCTTGACCGTCCAGCGGGTAGCCCAGCCAGGAGCTGGGGATGTTGATATACCGGTCCCGCTCAGCCGGTTCCCCGCCTGTCATCCGGCTTCGTATATCCTCGGGCAAGAGCAGCTTATGCCAATAGAAGGCCCATTCTCCCTGTAACTTCAGGGGATTCGTACGGATAGAGGTATGCGTTAGATCCAGAAGGCCTTCCTTGCTTCGAGGCTTGGGGGCATCCGGCGTTGAAGACAGGAGGGCATAGCTTGCGATCAGCCCGATAACTACGACCACAGCGATATGTAACCAGATATTACGCGAACCGGACCTTAGTATACCCCTCATCATGAAGCCGACCCCAATCTACACAATTCGTCATTTTAAGCTCATTGCCTTAATGATAGCATCATTGCCGAAAATTGTGTGAAATTGCACTATGTAAAGTTTTCTTTTCTTTCATTAATAGGTTAAATTCCTGTGTAGAATGCGAGTTAAGGAGAAGGAAATGTCGAAAATTGTAAGGTTGGTGGGTAAGGGAGGGGCTATCCATCGCACACGGGTGCAAGGGGAGCTTCTCCGTGATGCCCTTCTGATGAATAATTAAATGGAACAAGGGGCCTCTCAGTGATCAATCACTGTGAAGCCCCTTGTTCATTTGCGCTTGAAATCTTCTAATATATTGGAGATTCTTAGAATCATGTTGATATCTTTATCTGCTTCTGTAGGGTTGTCTGGTAAATACAGGCCCCACTCCAAATGCTTACCCTCCGATAGAACAAATCCGGATACGTTAGCGCCGAAGCCGTCTATTCTTGCTGCATCAAGCGTTAACCGGTCATCCATAAATACCTTCGCTAACAAATTTTCCGTCCCCATGAAAAATACGGGATACGTTAGGTTGCTAAAGAAATCTCTATATTCTTGCTTTCCTGCTTCAGCCAGATAATCCTCAGTAATAATTAATCCGTCATAATGAATAGCAGGATCTTCAACAATATCCTTGAGGTTCTTAGGGATGTAGTTAACATTTCTGACGGAATCAAAAGGGACTTTACCCACAATTGCAATCTCTAACAGAGATGAAGGCGGGTGATAAAGTTCTGCTTGAGGGAGAGGATCATTTACAACATTAATGTCACAGCCCACAAACAAGATAGCGAATATAGAAAGAAGTAACATTATTTTGAATTTCATGAAAGGAGCATCCTCGTTTCTGCGGGATAAGGAGCATTTATCTTTTAATATATGGGAATATAATCCTTTCAGCAAGCTATTTAAAAACTACAGAAATGTTGGAATGAATTAGAAAATCGGTAATAAAATATAGTACCCTGATGGATGCCCCTTGAAGGGGCCTTTTTAAGCCATAGCATCACTTTATAGGGTTATTTTATGAGGGCAAACGATCTAAGGAGGCTTGGCTATTGTATACCAAAGTGTCAGCTAGAGCTGTATCCCTGTTGGCTGCATTCGCATTACTGTTCTCCGTGTTCTTCACTGCCTTACCGAATGCAAATGCAGCCGCGCGAGGATCGTGGTCGCCGAACACGGCCTATGCGGTGAATGACACCGTAACCTATGGCGGAGGTACATATACCTGTCTTCAGGCGCATACGTCCCTGACCGGCTGGGAGCCGCCGAATGTTCCTGCACTATGGAAAAACGGCAGCACCACCACACCGACACCAACGCCCACAACGCCACCAGCAACGAACGGAGCCATCTTCTATGCAGACAGGGACTATGGCGGCAAGGCCGTCACCCTGGGAACGGGCAATTATGTGCTGTCCCAGCTGAACAATGCGGGCATTCCGAATGACTGGATGTCCTCGCTCAAGGTACCGAACGGCTGGACAGTGGAGGTGTATGCGGACGATAATTACAGCGGCACCAAGTGGACCTATACATCAAGCTCCTCCTGGGTCGGCGACAGTGTGAATGACAAGATGTCTTCGGTCAAAATCTACACCGGTTCACCGCCTGCAACCGGCGTCACCCGCCCCTCCGAGGTGCCCAGCCAGATCTGGACCTATGCCATGAATGTAGACAATAAATTCGGCAAAGGCGGAGATTTCGCTCTACTCCTGAGCGCGGTGATCAAGAAGGAGAGCAGCTTCGGAGCAGGTCTGCCGGGTAGTCCATCCGCCGGTGACGGCTTGATGCAGGTCGAGCCGAATACACGCGCCGCTTATGCCTCCCAATTCAGCGCCAAATTCGGCCGCACGTATAATCACAGCAGCGAACAGGATCAGGTAGCTCTAGGCGGACTTATTCTTGATGAGAAGATCGCAAGATTCGGCAACATCTACAACGGACTCTTACACTATAATGGAGGCGACAACTGGTATCCAGGTGCCACCGATTCCTACGGCCGCCCGATTCTGGCGGATCAGTATGCGAATGCTGTGTACGGAACGTATAAGGGGTACGGGGGGCAGAACTAAGGGAGTACCTTTCTTCCTTATAAAGAAGGGAAAAGACGCTCGGGAATTCCCGTAGCGTCTTTATTTTGCGCTTGTGCCAAGCCCAGGTGAAGATTCATTCCCAATACGGCACGCCGCTGAAGAGGAAAGATTCATTGTTCAGGTAGGACTTAATCTCTCTACTGGCTAATTTATTGATATGTCCAGGCAGCCATTCCTGAGAGTCCGGCAAGCCCAACCAGAAATTCATCGTCTCCAGCTGCGCTGCGATGAAGAAGCCTTCTAACCGCTGGGTATAGTTATCCGGTAACGGATGGTGCATGGAATAAGACTGAAGCAGCTGTTCTCTGAACGAAGGATGGATGTAGGAGAACGTCCAGCCCAAATCCACTAAGTAATAACCGAACCCGCAAGCGCCAAAATCAATGGGCCGTACCTCTTCTCCATCAAACACTAAATTAGTTGGAATCAGATCAGCATGAATCATGCCCCAATTACTGGCGGTCCGCTCCATAGAATTCATCATGTGAATGACCCGTTCGCCTGCACGCAATAGAAGCTCCACATCATCCGCAGCAAGCAGTCCGGCAGCCGCACGTTCTTTTAGCAGATCAAGAGCTTGCAAGATCCGGGAGCCATCGAAGGCTGGGCGTTCAAAGGCAGCGGGAATGCTCCAGTTCGAGGCTTGCTTATGTAACTTGCCGATCAATTCACCTATGGCCCCGGCATCTTCTATAGTTGGAATGAAAGGCTTCTGCTCACCCTCCACCCATCGTAACAAAGTGCAGCGGGTATGGTTCACGTCCGTAATGAATTCTCCACGAGTATTCTTGCAGGGTGAAGGCAGGGTCACATCGGTATCCAAGGTTAAGGCTTCCAGCCAGACCATCTCGGATTGAAGGACCTCCCGCTTACTCCAGATTGGCTCAAGGGCGTCACCTTTGGAGATATGTAACCGGAGGCTGTAACAATTGTTGTCCAGATCAGTGACTTTGTAGATCGTATTGCCGCTCTGTGCAATGAACTCAACCGATTTGCAGCTTATAGAGTAGTGCTCGAGTGCTTCCATTGCGGTATTCAAGTGTTTATCCAATCGCAGATCGCTCCCTCATTTATCAAAGTATAATAGTACGATAACATAGCTGTTCATGGGCGGGAATGGAACTGTTGACTATATTTGTTTTTTATTGCTAGGATGGGCATCCATAACTGCAATCTGACTTATGATATACTAGAAGGTAAATTTTAGGATGATCCTCAAGATGAGTGAGCAGACAAGGAGATTAACCTTATATGCGTAACCGGAAGTTTTTTATAGCTGTGAGAATTCTAGTTGCCGTCCTTCCTATGGTCCTGTTGCTCCAAAATTATGGTACCACCCTTCGGATCTGGCTCCATCCTGTAACCACAACGATAGGGCAGGTAGCCCCCCTGTTGCCTGACAAGGAGATCACTACCCTGACCTTTATTCCTGGAAATGACGCAAAGAGGAAATTCAATATTACCGGCGATGATGATCTTAGCGATCTCATAACCCGTCTCTCCAGCCTGCAAATAAAGGAAAAGAACAAAAGTAACCAAAAAGAGCCCGATCAATTCGACTCCATATTTTTAAGTGTCCAGGGTGGTCTAAGAGTGATTCTGGATGTCTCCGAAGATAGGAAGGAGCTGCTTCTGCTGAAAATTAGCAAGGATAACACAACCACCCGCTGGTATTCTGTCCTTAACCAGGAGGAGATGGAGCAGATCGTCAGCTTAATTATGGCAAAGAGAACAGATTGAAGCTTACGATTTCTTGCATACGGTAATAAGGAGCGGCGAGCTGTGGGTGAACGGGGTACGATCCCAGTCCGCATACTGATGCTCGATACGGAATCCGTAACGGGTCAATAACTCCGTCAGCGCAGCGGGAGCTGTGAACCGGCAGTCGATCCGTGACTCCGTCCGCTTATCGCCCCAATCGCGAAAAGTTACCCAGTGCATGATGGAACGTTCCGTATCGTAGGTCTGTGTGCCCGATACCTTGACTACGTTGCCGTCTGAATCGGTGAATTGGCCCCAATCCGTCTCCTCTTCATCGGACAGGTCAGTTCCTGCGGGATTGCGCGTCTCGAAGATCAGACGTCCTCCGGGCTCCAGATGATTGTAGACTGTACGGAGTAAGGCGGCCTGATCATGATCACTCAAAAAAGCCTGAAACGCATTCCCTGTTAAATAGATCATGGCAAACCGCTTATCGGAGCGGAAGGTTCGCGCATCAGCTTCGATGAACGCTACAGGCAAGTTCCCGGCCTTCACCCGCGCATAAGCCAGCATAGAGGAAGCAATATCAACGCCAGTTATGGCCACTCCCGCCTGAGCCAGCGGCAGAGTCGTCAGTCCGGTTCCGCAAGCCAGCTCCAAAACCTCTCCGGCAGACGCCTTGGCCCATTCCAGATAGAACTGATATTTCCGTGTCTCATCGCCGAACTCCAGATCGTAGTTGATCGGGTCACGGTACTCTTCCAGATTGTTGTGCACAGTCAATGCCAGCTCCTCCTTGGCAATACAAAATAAACGCATAAAGGTACGATAGCATAGCTGTTCATAGGCGGGAATGGAAGGGTTGAGTATATTCGTTTTTTATTGATAGGATGGGCATGAAATGATTAGGAGGGGGATGATCGGATGAACATCCATAACTGCTGGGAGGCATGGATCGGAAGGTTCAAGGCAGAAGCCACGAGGGTGTTGGGGTTTGCGGTGGGGGAGCCGGAGGAAGGGGGATTTCATGTTTGATATTTATGAATTTATTAACTGGACAGTAGAAGGGAAAAGGCAAGTTGTAGTTATTCCTAAGATTGGTGAAGTAATCAGGGGAACAGCTCTAACATTTCAAGATAATATGTTACAAATTAAAACTAGTGCTGACACTGAGCAAATAAAAGTTGAAGATATATCTGACATCTTCAGTGTTAGCCAAAAGCCGCAGGTTCCCGATGAACCGTCCATGTGAATTTCGAGTAATTCTGTTCAGCCAGATTATTAAGCCCCCCATAAGGAGGATAATGACATGTCTGTTCCCTCAATCTCTAGACCATTCTTGTGGTGGTGCGCCTTGTTGACGGTCATTATCCTCTTGTGTGTTATTGCCTACCGAACAGGGGCCTCATTGTACCACAATCACCAGCTGCGCAAGGATTTCTCAGCTGCGGCCGAAGCCAGTCCCTATCAACAAGGCATTCCGCTGGAGCAGATGGATCTGGGCGTGTATAGCTCCTATTTTCCCGGCATATCTGGAGAGCCTGCCTATTCGATAACGCATTTTGTAGAAGCGCCTGTGTCTCTGCAATACTATAGTGAGATTCCAAGCAAGGATACGGCGGTTGCCCTACATATCCCCAAGGGAGCGGTCATTGAGGCTATTCCGCAGCATTCTCCAGGATCTTCATTCTATGAGTTAGGGTACGGGTATACCAGCTATCCTACGTATGAGAAGGGATGGCGGTATGTCCGGCCGTTCAGGACGGCAGAGGCGGCAAGCCCTGGACTGGGTGAGGAGTATTATTATATTAGAATAGACAGCATAGAGGCTGTAATGAAATCAGCGATTAGAGCAAACAAGCCTTTTCTCACTGCGGTACGTCAGGAATATTGGACCCTGAACCGGGGGACGTATGCCTTCGCACGGCTTATTGACGAGGCACTGTATCAGAATGGAGCGTACCTCTCGCCGGATCTACCATACCGGATCATGGACTGTTGGAATCTCATGCTGCTGGGGGCAGTGGCGATGATTACGGTTGTCCTGCTAAGGCCAAGCTCATGGTTCACTCGGATTCGTAGATAGCTAGAGAGTATAGGTTCATGCTGCGGGTTTTAAGTAGGAGTCCATAGATAACTGAAAGCTGGTGTAACCATGAATGTAAATCAAGCGATAAGCTTTATTGATCAGGAATTATCTCAGACATTAAGTGATTATCAAGACTGGTTTGATTTGAAGTCCGACGTCCGATCCCTTAAACCGCAGGTTGGATGGAGTATTGAACAAGTATTGGAGCATGTAACCTTAACCAATCACTTTTTGTTGATTCTCATTAGAAAAGGGACGCGGAAAGCCATTGAACTGTCCAAAAAGAAAGATGTAAAGGCAGTGATTGAATCCCGTCCAATTAATCTACAGGAGCTTGATGCAATAGCTAAGCATAAGGCTTTTGAATGGATCAGACCAGAGCATATGGAGCCTACAGGAGACAAAGAATTAGGGCAGATTAGAGCATTACTGGAAGAGCAGATTAGCGAATGCAGAGAGCTTTTGAAGGAGCTAGGAAACGGAGAGGGGCTACTCTACACAACCACAATGACGGTAAACAACCTGGGGAAGCTTGATGTGTATCAATACATCTATTTCCTGTGTCAGCACGCTAAGCGCCATATTGTGCAAATGCAAAAGGTTATGGATGAGTATACGGGGGCGGGAGGACTGAGGAATTTATAATGAGAAAACAAACCAAATACCTGATAGGACTCGGAGCTTTAATCATTATTTTGGTTGCAGCTGTTGTTGTATATAATTCTCAGAAGACGACTTCATTTAAGAAAGTAGTAACTGATAAAATTAATATTAATGAAATATCGGCCATCT is a window encoding:
- a CDS encoding response regulator transcription factor; this encodes MDTYRIMIVDDDPHICEIVELYCQREGFDSSSCHSGADAMMLLASFNPDLIVLDVLLANENGIDWCKNARNYTNAPIVFLSSQEEDEVKISALSYGGDDYVTKPFSPGVLMAKIKAHLRRVSTGRREQLLELPGLTLDFYAQSVHMGSRTIFLSKKEFSLLSYMAQNVNQVVTADTLFHLIWGMKSLEDTRTVAVHISNLRKKIEEDPIHPERIITVRGAGYMLVAGKR
- a CDS encoding ATP-binding protein translates to MMRGILRSGSRNIWLHIAVVVVIGLIASYALLSSTPDAPKPRSKEGLLDLTHTSIRTNPLKLQGEWAFYWHKLLLPEDIRSRMTGGEPAERDRYINIPSSWLGYPLDGQALKSEGYATFRLVIRLSEQDRKERLALRLPTIFHAYKLWVNGELLTEVGVVDQDKEGMTPSLATKLVFFQPEGDTVELVMQVANFHHKRGGITKDIELGGSNVLTVRTHLKIAADMFITASLLVIGVYHLLLFMLRRKDRAPLYFGLFTVMFSVRSLLNGELMLTQWLPHFPWELQFKLEYLILCLGGWMITMYFECIFPDYVSRWFRYGTRIVTGALCLVVVLTPALVYSRMLLLIGVVVVLHMVYLMVGLAHAALRRMEGALIFLLVSVVALATVVNDFLYYNEWSPIGNSSPFGLLIFTVAQMLLLSSRFTRAATNEERIARELQEANHKLTGMNANLEQIVLERTHALSAAHEDLRLSYERLLHSEEGRKKLLAYITHDLRMPLSSMLGYVEAVMDRVKPERNEQYLRYIRDNTIRINRMIGELSFLSHLETGQVEYRMEPVQVIQFLRGFYEQYELVVRDAGLNFDLDIGHTEASSAVQPVARIDTQRLEQALFNLVSNAMKFTPGGGLVRLTLAVDEGNDTRCAVISVQDSGMGIPPEQLEQIFDRNYRVDRPGLDMGVEGSGLGLAICREIVQAHGGSVRAESDGKTGSIFQVILPLI
- a CDS encoding carbohydrate-binding protein, which translates into the protein MYTKVSARAVSLLAAFALLFSVFFTALPNANAAARGSWSPNTAYAVNDTVTYGGGTYTCLQAHTSLTGWEPPNVPALWKNGSTTTPTPTPTTPPATNGAIFYADRDYGGKAVTLGTGNYVLSQLNNAGIPNDWMSSLKVPNGWTVEVYADDNYSGTKWTYTSSSSWVGDSVNDKMSSVKIYTGSPPATGVTRPSEVPSQIWTYAMNVDNKFGKGGDFALLLSAVIKKESSFGAGLPGSPSAGDGLMQVEPNTRAAYASQFSAKFGRTYNHSSEQDQVALGGLILDEKIARFGNIYNGLLHYNGGDNWYPGATDSYGRPILADQYANAVYGTYKGYGGQN
- a CDS encoding phosphotransferase is translated as MDKHLNTAMEALEHYSISCKSVEFIAQSGNTIYKVTDLDNNCYSLRLHISKGDALEPIWSKREVLQSEMVWLEALTLDTDVTLPSPCKNTRGEFITDVNHTRCTLLRWVEGEQKPFIPTIEDAGAIGELIGKLHKQASNWSIPAAFERPAFDGSRILQALDLLKERAAAGLLAADDVELLLRAGERVIHMMNSMERTASNWGMIHADLIPTNLVFDGEEVRPIDFGACGFGYYLVDLGWTFSYIHPSFREQLLQSYSMHHPLPDNYTQRLEGFFIAAQLETMNFWLGLPDSQEWLPGHINKLASREIKSYLNNESFLFSGVPYWE
- a CDS encoding class I SAM-dependent methyltransferase encodes the protein MHNNLEEYRDPINYDLEFGDETRKYQFYLEWAKASAGEVLELACGTGLTTLPLAQAGVAITGVDIASSMLAYARVKAGNLPVAFIEADARTFRSDKRFAMIYLTGNAFQAFLSDHDQAALLRTVYNHLEPGGRLIFETRNPAGTDLSDEEETDWGQFTDSDGNVVKVSGTQTYDTERSIMHWVTFRDWGDKRTESRIDCRFTAPAALTELLTRYGFRIEHQYADWDRTPFTHSSPLLITVCKKS
- a CDS encoding DinB family protein — encoded protein: MNVNQAISFIDQELSQTLSDYQDWFDLKSDVRSLKPQVGWSIEQVLEHVTLTNHFLLILIRKGTRKAIELSKKKDVKAVIESRPINLQELDAIAKHKAFEWIRPEHMEPTGDKELGQIRALLEEQISECRELLKELGNGEGLLYTTTMTVNNLGKLDVYQYIYFLCQHAKRHIVQMQKVMDEYTGAGGLRNL